A genomic window from Cricetulus griseus strain 17A/GY chromosome 4, alternate assembly CriGri-PICRH-1.0, whole genome shotgun sequence includes:
- the LOC100750378 gene encoding elongin-C-like gives MDGKEKTYGGCEGPDAMYVKLISSDGHEFIVKREHVLTLGTIKAMLSGPGQFAENETNEVNFREIPLHVLLKECMYFTYKVRYTNSSTEIPEFTIAPEIALELLMAANFLDC, from the coding sequence ATGGATGGAAAGGAGAAAACCTATGGTGGCTGTGAAGGCCCTGACGCCATGTATGTCAAGTTAATATCTTCTGATGGCCATGAATTTATTGTAAAAAGAGAACATGTGTTAACATTAGGAACAATAAAGGCCATGTTGAGTGGACCAGGGCAGTTTGCTGAGAATGAAACCAATGAAGTCAATTTTAGAGAGATCCCTTTGCACGTGCTATTGAAAGAGTGTATGTATTTCACCTACAAGGTCCGCTACACTAACAGCTCCACCGAGATTCCTGAATTCACAATTGCACCTGAAATTGCACTGGAACTGCTGATGGCTGCGAACTTCctagattgttaa